In Herbinix luporum, a single window of DNA contains:
- a CDS encoding isocitrate/isopropylmalate family dehydrogenase: protein MLRTEQIEAAKEKFGQLLAEQLQRVEEMKKQGDFIDYKSLDQIIIGVCGGDGIGPAITAQAQRVLEYLLKDDVKAGKVVFRNIEGLTIERRAAEKAAIPPAVLEEIKKCHVILKGPTTTPRKGDPWPNVESANVAMRKELDLFANVRPVRIPEQGIDWTFYRENTEGAYAVGSKGVNVTEDLGVDFTVVTTQGTERIIRAAFEFAKNNNKTRVTAVTKANIIKTTDGKFLDIFYEIAKEYPGITADDWYIDIMTAKLVDEKRRKDFQVVVLPNLYGDIITDEAAEFQGGVGTAGSANIGKRYAMFEAIHGSAPRMVQEGRDIYADPCSMIRAGAMLLAHIGYKEEADKLYRALDICTVTEKRLVITGRNTGATGEEFANYIMDTIAGL, encoded by the coding sequence ATGTTAAGAACCGAGCAAATTGAAGCAGCAAAAGAGAAGTTTGGACAATTACTGGCTGAGCAGTTGCAAAGAGTAGAAGAAATGAAAAAGCAAGGAGATTTTATTGATTATAAATCCTTGGATCAGATTATTATCGGAGTATGCGGAGGAGACGGTATAGGTCCTGCTATAACAGCTCAGGCCCAGAGGGTCTTAGAATATTTATTAAAGGATGATGTAAAGGCCGGTAAAGTGGTTTTTCGTAATATAGAAGGCCTTACCATTGAAAGAAGAGCCGCTGAAAAAGCTGCAATTCCTCCTGCAGTATTAGAAGAAATCAAAAAGTGTCATGTTATTTTAAAGGGACCTACAACAACACCAAGAAAAGGTGATCCTTGGCCCAATGTAGAAAGTGCCAATGTGGCCATGAGAAAGGAATTAGATCTTTTTGCTAATGTAAGACCTGTAAGAATTCCGGAGCAGGGAATTGACTGGACCTTCTATCGTGAGAATACAGAAGGAGCCTATGCAGTAGGCAGTAAGGGTGTTAATGTAACTGAGGATCTTGGAGTTGACTTTACTGTAGTAACTACTCAAGGTACCGAAAGAATTATAAGGGCTGCCTTTGAATTTGCAAAAAACAACAATAAAACAAGGGTTACTGCTGTAACTAAAGCAAATATTATCAAGACTACAGACGGTAAATTTTTAGATATTTTCTATGAGATTGCCAAAGAATATCCAGGTATTACAGCAGATGACTGGTATATTGATATTATGACAGCTAAACTGGTAGACGAGAAGAGAAGAAAGGATTTCCAAGTGGTAGTTCTCCCTAATTTATACGGAGATATAATTACTGATGAGGCAGCAGAATTCCAGGGCGGTGTAGGAACTGCCGGCAGCGCCAATATCGGTAAAAGATATGCTATGTTTGAAGCTATACATGGTTCTGCTCCTAGGATGGTACAAGAAGGCAGGGATATCTATGCAGATCCTTGCAGTATGATTCGTGCAGGGGCTATGCTTCTTGCCCATATCGGATATAAAGAGGAAGCCGATAAGCTATATCGTGCACTGGATATCTGTACCGTAACAGAGAAAAGGCTGGTTATCACAGGAAGAAATACCGGTGCTACCGGTGAAGAATTTGCAAATTACATCATGGATACAATCGCTGGCCTATAG
- a CDS encoding ABC-F family ATP-binding cassette domain-containing protein, producing MVLSCNNISKSFGTNEILKGISFHINDREKAAIVGINGAGKSTLLKIIIGELMADEGEVILSKGSTIGYLSQHQDLKSNHTIYEEMYNVKQEIIELSNRIRQLELLMKNAQGKELDQMLNTYTRITHEFEIQNGYAYESEVTGILKGLGFAEEDFHKKVDTLSGGQKTRIALGKLLLSKPDILLLDEPTNHLDLISIAWLETFLINYDGAVIIVAHDRYFLDKVVSKIIELEHHKAHIYSGNYTDYIKKKDMLKSAQLKAYINQQKEIKHQEEVIAKLRSFNREKSIRRAMSREKMLDKIELIEKPTENKQMKFSLEPRILSGNDVLTVEGLAKSYGSLKLFSDINFEIKRGEKVAIIGNNGTGKTTILKILTGSLKPDAGNIHLGTKVHIGYYDQEMQVLNPEKTLFDELQDTYPHLSNTTVRNILAAFLFTEDDVFKKIKDLSGGERGRVSLAKLMLSEANFLILDEPTNHLDISSKEILENVLNSYSGTILYVSHDRYFINKTATRILDLTEGHLLNYIGDYDYYLEKKPEVEAAYLNKPQEDTTSGSKGKPWAIPNTNSAKDSETVSNNKLSWQQQKEEQARIRKRKNELKKTEDEIHALEIENDEIDALLIQEEIYTNPEKLMELHSRKKQVEARLEELLELWEQLAAEE from the coding sequence GAGAGGTAATCCTTTCTAAAGGAAGTACCATAGGTTATTTGTCTCAACATCAGGATTTAAAATCAAACCATACCATATATGAGGAAATGTACAATGTAAAACAGGAAATAATCGAGCTTTCTAATAGGATTCGCCAATTGGAACTTTTGATGAAAAACGCACAAGGCAAAGAACTGGATCAAATGTTAAACACTTATACCAGAATTACCCATGAATTTGAAATCCAGAACGGCTATGCCTATGAAAGCGAGGTTACAGGCATTTTAAAAGGACTCGGATTTGCCGAGGAGGACTTCCATAAAAAAGTCGATACCCTATCCGGTGGACAAAAAACCCGAATAGCCCTAGGTAAGCTCCTTTTATCAAAGCCGGACATTCTTCTTCTAGATGAGCCTACTAACCATTTAGACCTTATATCAATAGCATGGCTTGAAACCTTCTTAATTAATTATGACGGTGCGGTAATAATTGTAGCCCATGACCGATATTTTTTAGATAAAGTAGTTAGTAAAATTATTGAACTGGAACATCATAAGGCCCATATTTATAGCGGCAACTACACCGACTATATTAAGAAAAAAGATATGCTAAAAAGTGCTCAATTAAAAGCATATATTAACCAGCAAAAAGAAATAAAACATCAAGAAGAAGTAATTGCAAAACTCCGTTCATTTAACCGGGAAAAATCAATCCGACGGGCAATGAGTCGTGAAAAAATGCTGGATAAAATTGAACTTATTGAAAAACCCACAGAAAATAAGCAAATGAAATTTTCCCTAGAGCCCAGGATTTTAAGCGGAAATGACGTACTTACTGTAGAAGGCCTTGCCAAATCCTATGGCAGCTTAAAGTTATTTTCTGATATTAATTTTGAAATCAAACGGGGAGAAAAGGTGGCTATAATAGGTAATAACGGAACAGGAAAAACCACCATACTAAAAATATTAACCGGTTCCCTAAAACCCGATGCCGGCAATATCCATCTAGGTACCAAAGTCCATATAGGTTATTATGACCAAGAGATGCAGGTACTTAATCCTGAGAAAACCTTATTTGATGAACTGCAGGATACTTATCCTCATCTTTCTAATACCACAGTAAGAAATATCCTTGCGGCTTTTTTATTTACTGAGGATGATGTATTTAAGAAAATTAAGGATTTAAGCGGCGGTGAAAGGGGAAGAGTATCCTTAGCTAAGCTAATGCTATCCGAAGCTAATTTCTTAATCCTAGACGAACCTACTAACCATCTGGATATTAGCTCTAAGGAAATATTAGAAAATGTACTAAACTCCTATAGTGGCACCATACTTTATGTATCCCATGACCGCTACTTTATTAATAAAACAGCAACAAGAATTTTAGATCTTACAGAAGGACATTTGCTAAATTATATTGGTGATTATGATTATTACTTGGAGAAAAAACCTGAAGTGGAGGCTGCCTATCTAAATAAACCCCAAGAAGATACAACAAGCGGCAGTAAAGGAAAGCCTTGGGCTATTCCAAATACAAATTCAGCTAAAGATAGTGAAACTGTAAGCAACAATAAACTTTCCTGGCAACAGCAAAAAGAAGAACAGGCAAGGATCAGGAAAAGGAAAAATGAATTAAAAAAGACGGAGGATGAAATACATGCTCTGGAAATCGAAAATGATGAAATCGATGCATTATTAATTCAAGAAGAAATATATACTAACCCGGAAAAATTAATGGAACTTCATAGCAGAAAGAAGCAAGTTGAAGCCAGACTGGAAGAATTACTAGAACTATGGGAGCAGTTAGCTGCTGAAGAATAA
- a CDS encoding GntR family transcriptional regulator produces MEEIDLQKEIADRYSLRGRVYNAIRDKILSGAYQENEELKEMTLAKELGVSRTPVREALRQLELEGLVSITPNKGASVTGITKKDIHDIYIIRSYLEGLCAKWACENISNTQIEALEEILYLSDFHARRSHFDQLVELDNKFHDLIYKASGSKILNHVLSDFHQYVERVRKVTLSRPYRAEKSRKEHAAIVEAIKKRDQNLAEALANEHIMNTIQNLTEEGLE; encoded by the coding sequence TTGGAAGAAATTGATCTTCAAAAAGAGATAGCTGACCGATACTCCCTAAGGGGCAGGGTATATAATGCAATCAGGGACAAAATTCTATCGGGAGCCTATCAAGAAAATGAAGAACTAAAAGAAATGACTCTTGCAAAAGAGCTAGGAGTCAGCAGGACTCCGGTTAGGGAAGCCTTAAGGCAATTGGAGTTAGAAGGCCTAGTTTCCATAACTCCCAATAAAGGAGCCTCTGTAACAGGTATAACAAAAAAGGATATTCATGATATTTATATAATAAGGTCTTATCTTGAAGGGCTTTGTGCCAAATGGGCCTGTGAAAATATAAGCAATACACAGATAGAGGCTTTGGAGGAAATTCTATATTTATCAGATTTCCATGCCAGAAGAAGCCATTTTGATCAGTTAGTGGAACTGGATAATAAATTCCATGATTTAATATATAAGGCCTCAGGCAGTAAGATTCTAAACCATGTACTGTCAGATTTTCATCAGTATGTGGAAAGAGTTCGTAAAGTCACCTTATCTAGGCCTTATAGAGCGGAAAAATCCCGCAAAGAGCATGCTGCAATTGTAGAAGCCATTAAAAAAAGAGACCAAAATCTGGCTGAAGCCTTAGCCAATGAGCATATCATGAATACCATTCAAAATTTAACAGAAGAAGGACTAGAGTAA